The Salvia miltiorrhiza cultivar Shanhuang (shh) chromosome 2, IMPLAD_Smil_shh, whole genome shotgun sequence DNA window accgacggcgttgccgtcgctatttaccggcggcaagaggccgccgctaatcaccaccgccgatgacatccggcgatagcaccaccgccgtccggccaaaattaccgacggcatttttccgccgctaattaccgacggcaaattccaattaccgacggcaaacgccgtcggtaatttttttttttaatttttttaatttttttcatttatcatctaataaattggtcaaagataataatacaaaaacattaaaattaaatatatattgaaatacaagtgaaaatttaaacattgattattactaatcaaagattattactaagaattcaagattcctagtaagaaacttataattataacataagaatgttaatttgattagtgatccacttgattagtgatccactcatcaatcatcactaatctaatattattactaagcattcaagattattagtaagaaacttataattataacttaataatgttaatttgattagtgattcacacatcactcatcactaatctcatattattactaagaattcaagattgttaggaagaatcttataattataacttaagaatgttaatttgattagtgatttactcatcactcatcactcatcactaatctaagattattactaagaatttaagattcttagtaagaaacttataattataacttaagaatgttaatttgattagtgattcactcatcaatcatcactaatctaatattattactaagcattcaagattattagtaagaaacttataattataacttaataatgttaattttattagtgattcactcatcaatcatcactaatctaatattattactaagaattcaagattgttaggaagaatcttataattataacttaataatgttaatttcattagtgatttactcatcactcatcactaatctaatattattactaagaattcaagattgttaggaagaatcttataattataatttaagaatcttaatttgattagtgatttactcatagAAGTTATTGCGATTTCAATCTCTTGATCTTGTTGGCTGAACACTCACCTGAAAAATTATTGAAACTAAAAATCGAAGTACAAAAACCTTTAAATGTggtttttcttttatatataattactaTGACTTTAAATAATGCACACATATCATTGATATTTCGTATTTAtcctaagttttttttttttttttaatcttaataTCTCGAAAATTGTTATTGAGAGATATATCATCACAtttacaaattatataaaaaattaatacttaattaatttatttttttttaatttaattaaatacttattgttttaataattttgtatagaaataaatatttttctcgCTTATAACTCATCAAAGTGGATGATTTTTGTTCCTAAAAACACAGCACAATAAAAACTCGATCATGTATACAAACATTATACAACCGACAATCACATTCCATTGTTATTGCTGCCCCACATACTGTCAATGAATTCCACGTATGTTTGTATGGAATAATGTAGAAACAAACAAATTAATAGTCAATGCCAAATGTATAAGTTACCGAAAAAGAAATTCCAGAACGATCGCGTAGTGCTGATTATCTATAAAAGGAACTCCTACGGACGTTGTTTGTAATACTAGAATTGAAGAAATGGAGTTAAAGTGGAAGCACACTGCACTTATTGTCATGGATATGCAGGTTGTTCAAATTTCTTACTTCCAAATTTGAGTGATTTGAAGCTTGGTTTTGTTTAGTCCATGCATCTATCTCTCTAAATTTTACCTCTCTGTAGAGAGGTTTGATCTTGCCTTACAGTCGGGCTTCTGTAAAAGGTGGTGAAGCTATTGTGCCGAATGTTATCAAGGCCGTCCAAGTAGCTCGGAGCCGTCAAATTCCTATTATTTGGGTAACATTTTCATTTCTCTACTTCAACATTATGTATTTATGTTGTTCTTGGTCAAGTCTCTAAGTTCAAACCTCAAATTGGTACGatctttttatattaatatgcATCTCTATTCCCAAGAATTTTATTATTCGCAAAACTTTGCTTGTGGCCGTCCCTAAGTattaaactttaattaattacaatcagtattaattaattctaaTTAGCACTTATTAATTTCAATTTGActtaatttattctcaattaaggttattaattttctattaaaatttaattgagGTGAATTCACCATACATCTCTTGGTCCACTATTGGACTTGCTATCCAGATCAGAAGGATGTTGCTATATAGTAGTATATagtatgatttaaaaaaaaagggtttATATTTGGACATTGGTTGTACAATGGAATATTGAACTGTTTTGCAAGATCaaaatacaatttaattttGCATTTGATTTTACTATGATAGATTATTCATTAGCAGTGTGCAcataattaagaaattgaaaACGAAATGCAAAATCATAAACAAGTCGAATTGCAGTTAATTACATCGGTTTTGAAATCTCAAATAACAAATTTTGAACTTTTAATAACTTAAATGAAATCGAATTACTTGCTTTGagttaaaataatactccctccgtcccaccattttagtctcttattccattttgagatgttccaaaaagatagtccacttttctaattaatactatataaaaaatttgtttttactaaattaaccttatttaatgctttacttaaatgtgaaaaggatgtgtgaaaataataaataagggtataaaagataaaaatataaaaattaaatgcattttcttaatatgtgtgaaaagtgggaggggactaaaatgATGGGACGGAGGAATCGGAGTAGTTCACTGTAGTAAAAAGTTAGTTATATGTCCATTCTCTATCCGTTCCAAAGTTATTCTGCGCTCATTATTAAAAGACAATTAGTAATAGGTAATGCTTTCGAATTCATTGTGGtgaacttttaatttaattattaatttatgaaaaatataattaattaaattatattgtcTCCTACGATTTCGGAAATTAATGTTTAGTTTACCTGTTCGAGTGCTACATTAATATATTTTCCGTTCATGATAATTGCATCATCGTTTTGAAAATTaagttttgtttcttttgaagAAGGATATGAGGTCGTAAGATAAGAATATTAATTGGTAGCATGATTAAGGattgattaaattaataatgtaattaattaaGGTTGTTCGTGAGCACGATTCTCTGGGAAGAGACGTGGAATTATTCCGCAGGCATTTGTATGCCGCggatgaaacaaaacttgttgTGAAGGGTAGCGCTGGTGCAGAACTAATAGAAGGTCTCGAGATCAAACCCCACGACTATAAGCTCGTCAAAACGCGATTTAGCGCGTTTCTTAACACGCACCTGCACTCCTATCTACACGGAGCTGGAATCAACAGCTTAGTAGTAATTGGTAATATAACTTAACtccaattttaattttcttaattagGGAAATGAAATGATATATTATACATAATTAAGCATAAGCTTATATGTATAGGGGTTCAAACTCCAAACTGTATACGACAGACCGTGTTTGATGCGGTTTCGTTGGATTATCATGAGGTTACTGTCATCGTTGATGCAACTGCTGCTGCCACATCTGAAATACACAACGGTATAATATAATATTCCATCGACTCACTTGACATTTTAGCTAGTATATATTCTGATAAATAATGTTTCATCTCGTGTTCCAGCGAATGTTTTCGACATGAAGAACATCGGAGTGGCAACTCCAACACTCGAAGAATGGTGTCATTCCGATAACTAGCTACTACATTATTATCAGCaacaacataaaatttaataagtaTGATTGATGATTATCAGGATTGATCAATCAGAAATTGTAATAAAATTCTGTATTTGTTTATCTAGTGTGGATTTTGTGGTGCTGACTTTTAGCACTGCACATGAGAAGCTCAGCACTGCACATGAGAAGCTCGATCCgtaattaatcaaatatttgaGCAAATACAATTTGTAAGTTTTAATGAGTTTTCACTTCCCAATTACAAATTTATCGTTCTCTTACAAAATGCATGCAAACAAACACTGTCTAACCACAATAACCATTTGGAAATGAATCACCGTCCAAGTCTCGTATAATTTGAACGTGAATTATTATACCTTAAGttttttgaatttatcaaaccttaataatagtattaattaataaaagtgaagttaaatgatgaaaaataattatatatatataccctatataggggaaggctaaaataagaacgcttcttaaaatataaattaggaacgcccttagatcatcaagatctacggttgattcatcaccttgttggataaattcatggtcctgagttcgaatcccaaaggtagcaaaaaattatttttcgcaattcatgcctttatacagtttattcatgcgtgttatacataaaattcatgcatttttgctggttcgtaattcttaaaataagggtggtttattgaataaccgcccccatatatatatatagggggcgctccaatgagaccccctaattttagtgagatctagggcacgatctggtgcgtttattttatcaatcctatggctaatattgtatctggagggtgattttttttcgcagggttcgaatcctggagagagcagaatattttaaattttgttattcatcagtatatactgcattgttcatcagtatatacggccatgttcataagtctatatgtcttattcattacaaattttttaaattttatttttcatcagtatatacatcttattaattagatatacgttttgttcattagtattatatgtcttattcattgtactcatgttacttgaaaaatagggggtctcactggagcgcgcccctatatatatatatatatattctaattagattgaataaactctagttaataattacaaaataaacagataaaactgaaaatgaagaaaaaaggacgcaagaaaaaaaaaatctataacaCTAAGTGTGATACATTGAATCTTAAATATcgttaaattattgaaaaaataataaaaatagaaagatAATAAAGGATCAAATAGATCATCATCAAGAGGACAACAATTTTCCTTCAATTTCGCAATCTCTTTCTATTTCGTCGTATATTTGTATGCCCACACAGAAGTTTCCTCTGCTCGCAAAAATCAAACACCACTCTTCGCCGCTGAGTGTCGGTGCATTACCCTTGTGCCCCTAATGGGCAAGCTACTCAACTACAATAAGACATCTTCTAACGAGATGCATAGTTTGCCAAAGTTGAAAACTTTGTAGTTTCTCAACAAAATTAGAATACGCGCAAATAAATTGCCAGAATACGCTATCTAGGTCAACCTTCAAGGCGTTTTATGACACACGAATAcacaaataaattatgaaacaatataatcgcatgaccattttgaagaaaaaaaatacaatatttggccactaattaattgaaaaaatataaaatctgaCCATTTTTTCCGTTTTAAGACTgttttacccttaattaggACGTATCGGATTCGGATTTGTgcgggttaggcacacatgacattattagtgccattagtgtcatatactcagtgctgcacgaatggtacttatggccatattagtgtcattagtgctatatactctctcttatgtagtgttgcacgaatagTACTTAtagccatattagtgtcattagtgttatatacttagattttttttttccagttggcacatatggcactaatagtgtcatatgtgcctaacccgcgcgcaaatcCGAATCCGACTCGAATTTGATTCAaatccgccctaattaagggcaaaacagtcttaaCACGTAATAAATgaccaaattttgaattttttcaattagtggccaaatattgtgtatCCTTATTCAAAATGGCTATTTAAAAAGCgctcaataaattatttgtcATTTAAACATCAAACaactatataataattaatatttaattcttAGAGGAGAGATAAGAATATACACATTTTTTTCCAatatgattttataatttttatatatacactAATTTACAAAGtaaaataatgaaatataaaaCCAACTCactagaaaattttaattaatcagACCAATTCACTCAATTTTGAGTCAATTCCCATAAGGCTCAAAATAATTTGCGAGTCTACCAGTCTACCACTGTTGGGCTGTCAAACATTTAATTGATAgggtattttattttatctaaatgtaaaatagaatattaattttattggaCAAACGAATCTAATCCATAAATTAAATGTTGGGAAATGAATGGACGATATTGTTTTAGCTATAAATAAGGGTGAGTCCAAGTCCAAGTGTCCAACTACTTTGGTAGGAATGAATCAAATGCTATGCTCGTACTTGTATGTAAATTCCATGCCAACCTGGCACTATCTCAATTTTTCGGCcgttgaaaaaataaatactccctccctcccaaGTGGTCACTTTTTTtttggcacggaaattaagaagaggattgttatattttaattgagtgtgacccaccaaaattagtgagtaattttttgaaagtggcctacaattgttgaccaaattagtgagtaattttggcatttttagaaaatggcctacaattgttgacttaattaaagtaatcttttgccatttttagaaagtagtcACTTTTAAtcggacacccaaaaaggaaatgtggccacttttattgggacggagggagtactttgaAATGCTTATACAAGAAGTTAAAACGATACTTAATAATTCATGTCGGGCCCATAACAGAAAAATAAGGAGAAGTTTTCAATCTTGATGGCAGTCAATTTTATTTCTACAGCACACATTCTCACTTCACATGTGGTGGTTTAGAGCTAAGATCACCAAGTGTTTGTGAAAAGTCCCGACCGAGAATTCTTTGCTGATTCTTGAACAACTAATAAGCTAGGATGAGTCATCCAAATCGAGACGCAGCAGATTCAACCGAAATTGTTGACGACGTTTCAAATATTCAACCTACATCAGCAGCATCAACCGTGATCGAAACAAACTTTTCTCCAACAGCTGAAGATAACACAAATCAGAATTGGAAAGGTTATATAGATTTTTCTGAGTTTCTATTCTATGGAAGAATGTAAACATCCCCCGATCAAATTTTCAACAGGGAAAAGAAGGGGAAGCCGTAGTTGGTTAATGTATAGAGCTGCACTGGGAGGCGACTGGGCAGCCGCGGAAGCGCTTCTGAAGCAAGATCGGAGCTTAGCAAGCGACGTGTTAACGGAGAGGGGCGACAGAGCTCTTCATTTAGCCATCGCCATGAAACATAAGAAATTCGTGCAAAAGCTAGTGGAGTGGATGAGTCCGAGCGAGTTAGAGTTGCCAGACATGAGTGGAGATAACGCGTGCTGTTATGCTGCGATGTCGGGCTCGGTGCAAATCGCTAATCTTCTGGTGGCAAAAAATGGACGATTTCTGGTTGCGCGCAACAAGGATAATTATACTCCCCTTCAATACTCAATTTTGGGAGGGGAAAGGAAAATGATTTCGTTTTTTCTGGAAAAAACTGGAGTTGATCGTTTGTCACAAGCAGAATGGTTTCATCTGTTGTTGAAAGCTATAGCCAGCAGAATGTATGGTATGAAATAGCTTTTCCTTTTCCTCTTCCTTTTTTTGTTTCAACTTGAGGTGAGATACTCACAGTATTTGACAAAGCTTATTAGTTGTTGGTGCTTATAAAATGTAGTTTCATAAGAGCTTATCAGTTGTTAAAATATTT harbors:
- the LOC131013190 gene encoding probable inactive nicotinamidase At3g16190; the protein is MELKWKHTALIVMDMQRGLILPYSRASVKGGEAIVPNVIKAVQVARSRQIPIIWVVREHDSLGRDVELFRRHLYAADETKLVVKGSAGAELIEGLEIKPHDYKLVKTRFSAFLNTHLHSYLHGAGINSLVVIGVQTPNCIRQTVFDAVSLDYHEVTVIVDATAAATSEIHNANVFDMKNIGVATPTLEEWCHSDN